In Thalassophryne amazonica chromosome 13, fThaAma1.1, whole genome shotgun sequence, the sequence atttttCGATAGACCATGAAGAGAACGAGTGCAAAGACAGCAAGGATCAGCAGACCAAGCACAACGTAGAGTGGAGTGAAATCTGAACAAAACGGACAGAAAATTGGGTTCAAGCTGTCATTTATACTTCACCCAAATGATCTTATGTCAAGGTTGGTGAATTGACGTCAGTTCATGTttgacaaaatctttaacatgaaATCTTACAGCAGAAAATCTAATATAGTATCTTTACACAAAGACGTTCTTGTGTGCCATGATGGGGACTCAAACAGCTGATCATTACACAGACGCACTCATTTTCCTGTAGGTTGATGGTTTTTTGGAGGAGGAAGGTGATAAAACAACGCACCTACAAATTATGAAATCTGACAGCTCTTACTTCTTTAAATGATCTTCAAAGCCAACATCTTAataacaaaaatatatattttaaacaaatcccacatgaaaacaaaataaaaatatggcCTCACACCACCAACTTAAGAAATAGAAACAAATGTGTCCAGCACaattatttttaaatttctgATGGTTCAAACTGTATTACTTTATTCTTGGAATTGGAGTGGTTCATGTTCAATGCCTCCATTGCTGAGGCGGCTGCTTTGAATTGGGGCCAGACGGCTGTCAATGCTTTTGACGCTGGCAAACTAAGAACCTGCTGGTGGACACCTgcggtgagggaagccatcaggtTGAAGAAGGATGCCTTCCATGTCTGGCTGGCACAGAGGTCTCAGGAATCAGTGGACAGTTATCAGCAAGCTCAAAGAGTGGCAACCTCTGGTTCCTGCCATCTAACAAAAAACCCTCCAATGTCCTTGTTGTGCATCAACATGGAACTTTTGCATTGATTTTTACCGGTTTCCTGATGTGGCAGGCTGCAATAAACCTGTGTGGCTCGCACATCGATGTTCTCCAGCTCTCCGCTGACCTTCAAACAGTGATTCTTCTGCGAGCCATCTACTGGAACCGTGTGTTTGCACATGCTCTGCTTACAGCGGAAGCTGTGGTGGCGTTCCATCTGCacacagtacaaaaaaaaaaaacagtgcacatCCTGTTCACCTAAACTTTAATGTGACACAGAAGAACTTTAAGTGAATGCGATGATGCAGTAGCATCTACAAAATTATTATAACAGCACAATGATATAAGAAAACAGAAACCTATTCTATTAATTAGTTCATTTATCTTACAGAAAACTTTCCAATTGTTGTGAGCAGCACACTGACCTGGTTGATAACCACAACATTGTAGCTAAATACAGGTAAGTCCCTGATTAATGCattgttctttttcttcttcccatTTTGGTAGATGACTTATGGTACAACAGCCatggatggtggaagctgaattcGACATTATCGTCTGGTATGGCTGTGACATTTACGGATGGGAAGTCCACAAAGCCTAGAAAATAACATAAACGCTGTTAATGTGAGATCATTTCATGGGTTGTGTTTAAAGAGGCATCTCAAAGTCAATAAACCAACAGCAATTTGACATTCACACTTTAGTTTTACCTGCATAGCATTTCTCTTCAATCTGTTCACACATATTTTAGCCTTGGTCTCTGAAATCAGGCGATCACGTTCCTGTCACTCACTGTGCATCTTCCTTAGCatgcacattaaaaaaataaatgacaggTTCCCCATATAAAACCGATCCTGTCCAAACAGGGGTTAATCCAACCTCCAACTTTTTGGGAGAAATCCAGTATCTTTTGGTATCAAATTTACTTTTTTTGGCCACGTTGTGACAGCTGCAATGAGTCCAGTTTATTGAGGAGCCACTCCTCTTTCTGTTATTTATACACAGTAGTTAAAAATGAATGTTAGATTAAGTCAACTGTTCACAAAGAGGGGAAAAGGCCACAACGCCATTATCTATTAATGCCTCCCACCGCTCACCAAGTGGCTGAATGTTCTTGGCTGGAAAACATGAGCTGCGGAATCATGATCAGTGGCTACAGGGTACTGAACAATAACATTGAAAATAGTTAACACtggtaaaaatgttgcactgCACATGAGGCCATCAACGAAATAAGATGACTCACATTTCTGTTCTGCTTGGGAGTCCTTGAGATAACTGAATTGCAGTCCATCAGGAGGGCTGGTCTCGGACTCATTCTGTCCTTTCACAGCCGTCACAGTGACAACATACTCGCCAAATGGATCACTTATAGATGAAAGATCAatttgcagagttgatgaattTGCAAAACGTGGATGTTCAGGAGGGCTGCAGGGCAGAGACAATGGAAAAACCTtacaatatataatatagagatgtaACAAAATAACAGAAGCACTTTAAATTTAACAGTGAACTGTGCGCAGTCCACAATGACAAAGTTATAGTTTTCAtgttcagatgtttgtttttaatgtgattatGCAAAATGAAATGTAAATGTCAGGTAAAATGTTCAAGAAACTGTAGATCTTCCAACTGTTGAACATTTCAAGTCATATTATTCCATCGTTTTAATTTTCTTCTATACCCGTTTGAGAAGCCTCACAAGAAAGTACTGCAATGCAGACTACATGTGTACCAAACTAAGACGGAGGTGTACTAACTCACCCCTAACATCATCTCTTCACCTATCTGACAAGGAACAATGGAGACAAATTAGTCACAATCCCTAGATTGAGATATGCAAAATCAAATACAGTTTATACAGATGTGGTTTCTGTGGCTAACCAAGTAAATTATCTACAATTAATCAACGGGCTGAGCAAAATACAAGCAAGACCTAAAAGTGAAAATTTAAAATGCGAtgaatgtagaaagaaaagcttgttgagggtcaaattagtcctgaataaagcataatccagagacggagaactttaaaactgttacgcatgacacagagttacagagctgcagctgcataaatcagcctttaaataaataatcataaattgtaaatgtatgtaaatttcaTAGCTTAACTattcttatatttattttgatagcacctgcacctggatgtgttgctgtatgtggttaaatgatgtaaaaaaatgttgaaaacataaaagggtcATTCAGTAGTTTATCGCAGttagacccaaaatggcgccatgttctgagttgacgccactctccaatcaaggcactctacacGACCCCCCAGCCCCACCCCCAAAAACCTTTTTCTCCTCCAGTTGCACAACACATTTCTTTCATTTCATCTGAAGATTAACTGTCCACATTTTCATTGCCAAATCATTGAACATTTGCATTCTGCCTTTTGAACTagaaaactatttatttatttagacaaTTTCTGGTGTAATTATTAAAcacaagtcaaatcaaatcaattttatttatatagcgccaaatcacaacaaacagttgccccaaggtactTACAagtgtttgataaaaaaaaattaaaaaaaattaattaattaataaatgcaTTTCTAGGTAATTTACTTGTGGTGATCATCTTCCTACAAGAATCTCCAAATCATGTGTGCAGTGTTTGCTTGTACAGTTCAAGGTAAGATTGGATTCAACAACCACTTCTGATACTGATGGAAAGATGGTTTTAACTTGCGCAGCCAACTCCTGCTGAATAATGTATTCCAGTCGTGTTAAACTCAATACCTACATCAGAAATGCTGGCAACACTTTTAAAAAGAGACATATCATTGAAATTAAAAAACATTTACTGAACTGGAGGAGAAAATAATTTTGGAAAATCTGGATTCACAGAGTTGAATACACATTCTGCAGAATCACATTTCATTCTAACCTTGATATGCTGGAAATATCAACTCTGAACTTCAGATCAGCAGCAGCTTTGTCATACTTCCACTGCAGGATGTTTGTTAAGTTGTGACAGAGCAGAGTCACATTTGTTGGCGGCAGCACTGTGGAAACAGATGTCAGACTGTTGATATTCCAACATAGTCCTATTTAACACCTTAGTGTTATAACATTTACCCAAAGCCATGAGACCATTAGTGGATCTGCAACTTTCTAGGGCCAGTAACCCAATACTGACTAGAACatcaaatcaaaattaaaaacatttatttcaattatttaaaaaaagccAGAGCTTCACTCATATATAGACTGCACAATGCAGAGAATACAAACAGagtaatatacatacatacatatacacacatacacacacgagatctgttagaaaagtatccgacctttttattttttcaaaaacctgatggatttgaatcacgtgtgcttgcatcagccaaccttgaaccttcgtgcgcatgcgtgaatttttttcacgcctgtcgattgcgtcatttcctgttaagcagcctttgtgtgagatgtgtgtcgtgcgctcggcgttttttcattccaaggaaaaaggcagaagaactggagcagcgcaactgcatcaaattttgccagaaactgggcgacagccatgtggaaaccattcggattattcagacggctttcggtgacgatcctctgggcatcacacagattaaggagcggtacaaccggtttaaagatggccgcaaaacggtggagagcgagccgtgctccggtcggccatcaacatgctgaaatgaccagatcatttccaaagtgaacgctgtggtgatgcgggaccgtcatgtgactatccgaaaaattgcggaagaggtggacatcagcactttttcggcacattccactgtgacagaagatttagccatgaaaagagttggagcgaaattcatgccgatggcttcagcatgaagctgctgacggagcaaagtgccaccgtgttgaagtctcacaagacatgctggactctgaaaaatgatgcccacctcatcaccatttggaagattcagacggctttcggtggcttttcagtcatgtgactattcgagaaattgtggaagaggtgggcatgtcacatgtcctgtgagacttcaacacaaagacgcttttgctccgtcagcttcCGTCAGATTTTGACGGAATCTTCTAAATTATTCCAAACATCAACTTCATGGTATGATTGATCTTGAAGAAATGACGCACAGAAGATTAATAACCCAAAAATCAGTATTTTCTTAAGCATTATTTGAATGGACTGTTTTGTTGAACACAATCTGAAAATATTGTCAGCAAGAGATCACGTTGAAATCTGTACATAAATATATCCATTCTGAATAAGAGTCTGACTAATGGAAGAGTTTCAAGCGTACAAAATAATGGTTCACAATGCATTCTAAAGTGTACACCAGAGCAGAGTCGAAGCACTTTTTTTGTATAACTATCAACTTGAGCAATTGGCACAGAGCATCTCTACTCCTTATAAGAGTGCAATAATTACAGTATGGTGAAATGTGTCAATAAACAGACCTTTAAGTATTGTGAAGCCTGCTACGTTTGTAGATTTAGTTTCAGAAAGAACAGTGTGGAAACAGCACAAGTCTGTAACCCAAGGATTGGATGGCAACATTAAATTCCCACTAGAGGGCACTACACACAagacaacaaaaacagcacaagCCTGAGAGGTTGTTGTTGGACTCATCACAcagatatgtacagtagtgttcagaataatagtagtcctatgtgactataaagattcatccaggttttgagtatatttcttattgttacatgggaaacaaggtaccagtagattcagtagattctcacaaatccaacaagaccaagcattcatgatatgcacactcttaaggctataaaattggactattagtaaaaaaaaaaaaagttaaaaagggggtgtttacaataatagtagtgtggcattcagtcagtgagttcgacgttcaagacattgttcagaagaacagcgtagtttgactaaaaagttgattggagaggggaaatcttatacgcaggtgcaaaaaaatataggctgttcatctacaatgatctccaatgctttaaaatggacaaaaaaaacaaacaaaaaaaaacaacagacgcttggaagaaaacggaaaacaaccatcaaaatggatagaagaataaccagaatggcaaaggctcacccattgatcagctccaggatgatcaaagacagtctggagttacctgtaagtgctgtgacagttagaagacgcttgtgtgaagctaatttatttgcaagaatcccccgcaaagtccctctgttaaattaaagacgtgcagaagaggttacaatttgccaaagaacacatcaactggcctgaagagaaatggaggaatacgaggtctgtccaaaaagtatcagacctttttattttttggaaaaaccatattgatttgaatcacgtatgactgcatcagacaagcttgaaccttcatgcgcatgcatgagttttttcacgcctgtcggttgcgtcaatcgcctgtgagcaggctttgagtgagcagtggttcacccctctcgttggatttttgttgcgaataaatgtctaaaggatttggagctttgctgcatcaaatttttccagaaactgtgagagccctccaggtggacaccattcagaaaattcagatggctttcagggaccattttatggggattacacagattaaggagtgctccagccggtttaaagaccgcccacagcgtcagagcgcggtgcactccgacaggctgacaccccgctgaaacaaccagatcatttccaacgtgaaggctttgttgatccaggacgtcgtctgacttccacaaaaaaggcataaggcgtggactttttcggcacattccactgttacaggagtttttttttttcatggaaaaagaagcggatggatgcggcaccgtgccgctcattgcgcgggacaaaaccacctccgtgttggtctcacaggacggctttgagatggatttcagacggctgtcggtggctttttagtcgtgtgactatccgagaaattgagcatgagctggacatgccccaacatgtcctgtgaggtttcatcacggtgttgctttgcgccatgcggctccgccgcgatgcgcagaattccgccgctcttctttccatgacaaaaactcctgtaacagtggaatgtgccgttcatttctaaactggacgctgtgttttatccgggacgtcctctgactagcacaggaattgcggaagacgtggacatcagcagtttttcggcacattgagacagacatgcggaggaattccgcgcgtcgggacgtttccacatggcgcaaagcaacgccgtgatgaagcctcacaggacatgttggggcatgtccatctCATGCTTAAttactcggatagtcacacaactaaaaagccaccgacagccgtctgaaatccatctcaaagccgtcctgtgagaccaacatggaggtgattttgtcccgcgcaatgagcggcacggtgacgcatccatccgcttctttttccatgaaaaaaactcctgtaacagtggaatgtgccgaaaaagtgttgatgtccacgccttatgccttttttgtgggagtcagacgacgtcccggatcaacaaagccttcacgttggaaatgatctggttgtttcagcggggtgtcagcctgtcggagTTGCgctgtgctctcagacgctgtgggcggtctttaaaccggctggagcactccttaatctgtgtaatccccataaaatggtccctgaaagtcatctgaattttccgaatggtgtccacctggaggtctctcacagtttctggaaaaatttgatgcagcaaagctccaaatcgttcagacattttatttgcaataaaaatccgacgagaggggtggaccactgctcacaggcgaatgacgcaactgacaggcgtgaaaaaactcacgcatgcgcacgaaggttcaagcttggctgatgcaatcacacgtgattcaaatccatatggtttttgcaaaaaataaaaaggtccaatactttttggacagaccttgtattttgtggactgatgagagtaaaattgttcttttttggtccaagggccgcagacagtttgtgagacgacccccaaattctgacttcaagccacaggtcacagtgaagacagtgaagcatggtggtgcaagcatcatgatatgggcatgtttctcctactatggtgttgggcctatatatcgcataccaggtatcatggatcagtttggatatgtcaaaatacttgaagaggtcatgttgccttatgctgaagaggacatgcccttgaaatgggtgtttcaacaagacaatgaccccaagcacgctagtaaaccagcaaaatcttggttccaaaccaacaaaattaatgcctcgcagatgtgaaaaaatcatgaaaaactgtggttatacaactaaatactagtttagtgattcacagggttgctaaaaaagcagcttgaacataatagttttgagtttgtagcgtcaacagcagatgccaatattactgtgaacacccccttttctactttttttttttactaatagcccaatttcatagccttaagagtgtgcatatcatgaatgcttggtcttgttggatttgtgagaatctactgaatctactggtaccttgtttcccatgtaacaataagaaatatactcaaaacctggattaatctttttagtcacatagcactactattattctgaacactactgtagattcaCGCATgtgggacaaaaaaggaaaagaaaactttAGGAAGCATTTAAAATCatatgtggggaggtgatggtctcagtTACAGTGGTGAATTTGTGTCCAGAGAATGCTTATACCagcatgaaaatgaatgaatgaatgaaatgaagcccatttttaatttttatatagactaccagtcaaaagtttggacgtgTCCAGTCTTTTGACTGGTAGATGCATGTTGATGGACTTAAAATCTGCATATTACAGTTTCATTTCCTTGTGAACTAATGCGACAGTAACTCACACCCACTCAAACAGGATCAAATGCACATTTAGCTCTGAGAAAGACAGAAATTACAGATCACAGCGCCCgtcgtctaaaaaaaaaaaaaaaaaaggtgataaCCGCAACTGTAATGCTGGTAGACAAGGTTCGTCACCACAAGGTCCCTCTACATAACCACCACCTTTCATTGTTTTACTAGACACACCTCAGGATGTTCTATAGGAAGTTTGTGTCACCTGACAAAGACGAAAAACAAACGGCGGTAGCAGGCTGACAAATTTGGATTTGTGCCGACAAAGCAAAACTACATTTCTGAAGCAGGAAGAGAAAGCAGATGCTGTCGGAGTTTAAAGGAGGCCACTGACAAGTTGTTCAAAGCTTTTTGCAAAATGACAAAACTTTCCAGAGTGATGACACACTccaaagaaacaacaaaaacactttgttgagttaataaataaagaaaacagtGAGATCACCAGTCTGTCTTTCGCTTTCTGTATATGTGCCAGAAAACCTGTTGTCTGAGCAACACAGAAGTTTCATGAAAATTGTGATGCTGCCAGCAGGTGCAGGCCTAATGCACCATTTTAATAAGACAGCTGATCTAGCTGGTGCAAAGCCTTTTATTTCAACAAACACTACACAATAGAAAACTAGTCAAAAACAAGGCAGCAATGAAGAGAATTTCAAAACAAGAAGAGACTGAGCTATATACATAAATACAAGAAAATGAATAGCTCAGTGTTAACGTTTCTGGCGCCTGTTACAAATACTTGAGCATGCAAATGCAAAGATTAGCCACCTTGCATCTTCAGCTTAGTCTTTTTCTTGTTCCTATCCtgtgaacagtgttgccacagttactttgaaaaagtaatccaattactgattactccttgaaaagtaacttagttactttactgattactcaattgtaaaagtaagttagattactagttactttttagttactttccccagctgccgacaacagccctctgccacctcaacatgacaatgatacttgttttgccaaaagtcactttatagtcaccctttcttgacttcaatgaaaataaatacttgttttatagaaattaaaataaagacctctttcttgacctcatatttaactgttgacagcactgtgacagtaaaacctgcaatttctaacctacattgtttataaatgtaactattaaattctaacatttttctaacatttaaattctctctaaacattttacttgtcgaaattattattattattattattattctaagtagtattagtagttgtagtaaaaaaaaaaaaaagaaggcttcaaaactggacctttaatctaggggtgttgtgggggggggggggcacatccctgccccacgcacCCATTCCATGCAGAaatcatgaccagatttacaggtaagaaagttttactaCGTTTtcacatgtggtcctcagaaagagagtttaggtgcatttgagttgttgacgcatcacggaggatcagctgtttttaaccagCAGAtatggagcagctcagctcagaattctaaataaaggagaaaaaaaagcataaaaatgtctttgtaaagctcagtgcaggtgtgctgttgtcaccgcgctttaagatgtGAGGacaagctgctgcaaaaaaccgcagatgaaaagctcacacctCACTTAAAGCGGGCATTTCAGTCACGGACcacgtttaatgctgttatcgacccacaatgcaaaaacaatagtaacgcacagtgacgtgGAGAAGTAactgtaatctgattactgatttggaaaggttaacgcgttagattactcgttacaaaaaaaaagtggtcagattagagtaacgcattaccggcatcactgcctgtGAAGCAGTCACTTGTTCCTCCTGCTTTGTGATCATCTGAAAAAAGTGCTCATTTTCTTCCTCAAATATCTCCTGTGTGCCTCCATCTAactggacatcaatcaatcaatcaatcaattttatttatatagcgccaaatcacaacaaacagttgccccaaggcgctttatattgtaaggcaaggccatacaataattacggaaaaaccccaacggtcaaaacgaccccctgtgagcaagcacttggcgacagtgggaaggaaaaactcccttttaaaacaggaagaaacctccagcagaaccaggctcagggaggggcagtcttctgctgggactggttggggctgagggagagaaccaggaaaaagacatgctgtggaggggagcagagatcaatcactaatgattaaatgcagagtggtgcatacagagcaaaaagtgaaagaaacactcagtgcatcatgggaaccccccagcagtctaagtctatagcagcataactaagggatggttcagggtcacctgatccagccctaactataagctttagcaaaaaggaaagttttaagcctaatcttaaaagtagagagggtgtctgtctccctgatctgaattgggagctggttccacaggagaggagcctgaaagctgaaggctctgcctcccattctactcttacaaaccctaggaactacaagtaagcctgcagtctgagagcgaagcgctctattggggtgatatggtactatgaggtccctaagataagatgggacctgattattcaaaaccttttaagtaagaagaagaattttaaattctattctagaattaacaggacgccaatgaagagaggccaatatgggtgagatatgctctctccttctagtccccgttagtactctagctgcagcattttgaattaactgaaggcttttcagggaacttttaggacaacctgataataatgaattacaatagtccagcctagaggaaataaatgcatgaattagtttttcagcatcactctgagacaagacctttctaattttagagatattgcgtaaatgcaaaaaagcagtcctacatatttatttaatatgcgcattgaatgacatatcctgatcaaaaatgactccaagatttctcacagtattactagaggtcagggtaatgccatccagcgtaaggatctggttagacaccatgtttctaagatttgtggggccaagtacaataacttcagttttatctgagtttaaaagcaggaaattagaggtcatccatgtctttatgtctgtaagacaatcctgcagtttagctaattggtgtgtgtcctctggcttcatggatcgataaagctgggtatcatctgcgtaacaatgaaaacttaagcaatgctgtctaataatactgcctaagggaaacatgtataaagtgaataaaattggtcctagcacagaaccttgtggaactccataattaaccttagtctgtgaagaagattccccatttacatgaccaaattgtaatctattagataaatatgattcaaaccaccgcagcgcagtgcctttaacacctatggcatgctctaatctctaataaaattttatggtcaacagtatcaaaagcagcactgaggtctaacagaacaagcacagagatgagtccactgtctgaggccataagaagatcatttgtaaccttcactaatgctgtttctgtactatgatgaattctaaaacctgactgaaactccaaatagaccattcctctgcagatgatcagttagctgttttacaactaccctttcaagaatttttgagagaaaaggaaggttggagattggcctataattagctaagatagctgggtcaagtgatggctttttaagtaatggtttaattactgccaccttaaaagcctgtggtatatagccaactaataaagatagattgatcatatttaagatcgaagcattaaataatggtagggcttccttgagcagcctggtaggaatggggtctaatagacatattgatggtttggaggaagtaactaatgaaaataactcagaacaattggagagaaagagtctaaccaaatactggcatcactgaaagcagccaaagataacgatacgtctttgggatggttctgagtaattttttctctaatagttaaaattttattagcaaagaaagtcatgaagtcattactagttaaagttaaaggaatactaggatcaatagagctctgactctgtcagcctggctacagtgctgaaaagaaacctggggttgttcttattttcttcaattagtgatgagtagtaagatgtcctagctttacggaggactttttttttttatagagcaacagactctttttccaggctaaatgaagatcttctaaattagtgagacgccatttcctctccaacttacgggttatctgctttaagctgcgagtttgtgagttataccacggagtcaggcacttctgat encodes:
- the ifngr1l gene encoding LOW QUALITY PROTEIN: interferon gamma receptor 1-like (The sequence of the model RefSeq protein was modified relative to this genomic sequence to represent the inferred CDS: inserted 2 bases in 2 codons; deleted 1 base in 1 codon) — its product is MKILRNDLVSLCLVLIRIADVAAYLLPPTNVTLLCHNLTNILQWKYDKAAADLKFRVDISSISSPPEHPRFANSSTLQIDLSSISDPFGEYVVTVTAVKGQNESETSPPDGLQFSYLKDSQAEQKCFVDFPSVNVTAIPDDNVEFSFHHPWLLYHKSXYQNGKKKKNNALIRDLPVFSYNVVVINQMERHHSFRCKQSMCKHTVPVDGSQKNHCLKVSGELENIDVRATQVYCSLPHQETDFTPLYVVLGLLILAVFALVLFMVYRKMTRTHTPLPLPWWCTFTTNDFQDDDEMMIVPEVTPTSPTQLLXDTDVSEPTLEGTQPDFRAPIGVGIHQGNELLTRRVRRAGDAEYMPGGRLVRDDVGQEVSPYESRPVLVEMAPEDLAQGYRD